In Geomonas ferrireducens, one DNA window encodes the following:
- a CDS encoding glycosyltransferase, translating into MRKNGGEACRLKFNILHTEWSPDGWGGQERRIIQECLRVREMGHNVVIACQPGSAVLENAKRVGIPVEEVRMRRIFDPTAIWKLYRAIKKHRINVVSTHSSKDSWSGGLAAKLAGVKLLIRTRHMANPISQSPFNFVYRMPDGIVTTGEAVREAMIKDNGMAPERIVSIATGVSLERFDPTRPVDPGLRAELGIPEGAPVITMIAMLRRGKRYDVMVAAAQLLQDEFPQARYLFVGDGAGRATIEGLVREAGLEHQVILTGYRSDIPELLAISDVAVLTSELEGVPQGITQSMAMGLPVVAAPVGGLAELVLDGKTGFRAQSGDPASYATAIATLLRDEALRKRLGAAARNHVLQGYTEEMMAKRTLEFYHRVLDAGKKGR; encoded by the coding sequence ATGAGAAAAAATGGTGGCGAGGCATGTCGCCTTAAGTTCAACATACTCCACACCGAGTGGTCCCCGGACGGCTGGGGCGGGCAGGAACGGCGCATAATCCAGGAGTGCCTCAGGGTGCGCGAGATGGGTCACAACGTGGTGATCGCCTGCCAGCCGGGGAGTGCGGTGCTTGAGAATGCGAAGCGCGTTGGTATCCCGGTGGAAGAGGTCAGGATGCGTAGGATTTTCGATCCCACTGCGATCTGGAAGCTCTACCGTGCCATCAAAAAGCACCGCATCAACGTTGTGAGCACGCACAGCAGCAAGGACAGTTGGTCCGGCGGGTTGGCGGCCAAGCTGGCCGGGGTCAAGCTGTTGATCAGGACCCGCCACATGGCGAATCCGATCTCGCAGAGCCCCTTCAATTTCGTCTACCGCATGCCCGACGGCATCGTCACTACGGGCGAAGCGGTCCGGGAGGCGATGATCAAGGACAACGGCATGGCGCCGGAGCGGATAGTCTCCATCGCCACCGGCGTTTCCCTGGAGCGCTTCGACCCGACCCGTCCGGTCGACCCCGGGCTCAGGGCGGAACTCGGGATCCCGGAGGGGGCCCCGGTGATCACCATGATCGCCATGCTGAGAAGGGGGAAGCGCTACGACGTCATGGTGGCTGCGGCGCAACTGCTGCAGGATGAGTTCCCGCAGGCGCGCTACCTGTTCGTCGGCGACGGTGCGGGGCGTGCCACGATCGAGGGACTGGTCCGTGAGGCAGGCCTCGAGCACCAGGTGATCCTGACCGGCTACCGCAGCGACATCCCTGAGCTTCTCGCCATTTCGGACGTAGCGGTGCTCACCTCGGAGCTGGAAGGGGTGCCGCAGGGGATCACGCAGTCGATGGCCATGGGACTCCCCGTAGTGGCGGCCCCGGTGGGGGGACTCGCCGAACTGGTCCTGGACGGCAAGACCGGCTTTCGCGCGCAAAGCGGCGACCCGGCGTCCTACGCCACGGCCATCGCGACCTTGCTGCGCGATGAGGCGCTGCGCAAAAGGCTCGGCGCTGCGGCACGCAACCATGTGCTCCAGGGGTACACCGAAGAGATGATGGCAAAAAGGACGCTGGAGTTCTACCACCGGGTCCTGGACGCGGGGAAAAAGGGGCGTTGA
- a CDS encoding glycosyltransferase family 4 protein, which produces MKVALIRQKYTPFGGAERYMVRLIEELVALGHEVHVLASSWDAEGGEKIRLHPVSAARKPGWLKSLTFSLGCKRIIESERFDVVFSLERTLRQDIYRAGDGCHRIWLQRKNLGRGWLARLATYLSPFQLAYMALERRLYTDPALSAVIANSEMGKREIVELYGVPEEKIRVVYNGVDAAGFPLQKREEYRAQLAEAYGLGEELRILYVGSGFKRKGVPALIEAAAKITVPFKLFIVGKGRTGALMRRAQRLGVAEQVVFTGPVRDVERFYLGCDIFAFPTLYDPFSNATLEAMACGLPVVTSRYNGVAELIRDGEQGIVLRDPLDAGEIAAAVAQLADPQRRSRMGAAAAEAAAPLTMQRNSRETLEVIGEVLEKR; this is translated from the coding sequence ATGAAAGTCGCCCTGATCCGCCAGAAATACACCCCCTTCGGGGGGGCTGAGCGCTACATGGTGCGCCTGATCGAGGAGCTTGTCGCCCTGGGGCATGAGGTGCACGTCCTGGCGTCGAGCTGGGACGCGGAAGGGGGCGAGAAGATCCGGTTGCACCCGGTCTCCGCGGCCCGAAAGCCCGGTTGGCTCAAATCACTAACCTTCTCGCTTGGATGCAAGCGCATCATCGAAAGCGAGCGCTTCGACGTGGTCTTCAGCCTGGAGCGGACGCTCAGGCAGGACATCTACCGTGCCGGCGACGGCTGCCACCGGATCTGGCTTCAGCGCAAGAACCTGGGGCGGGGGTGGCTCGCGCGCCTTGCCACCTACCTGAGCCCCTTCCAGCTCGCCTACATGGCGCTGGAGCGGCGCCTCTACACCGACCCCGCCCTTTCCGCGGTGATCGCAAACTCCGAGATGGGCAAGCGCGAGATCGTGGAGCTCTACGGGGTGCCCGAGGAGAAGATCCGGGTGGTGTACAACGGGGTGGACGCGGCCGGCTTCCCGCTGCAAAAGCGCGAGGAGTACCGGGCGCAGCTCGCCGAAGCGTACGGTCTGGGTGAAGAGCTGCGCATCCTCTACGTGGGGAGCGGCTTCAAGCGCAAGGGGGTCCCCGCCCTGATCGAGGCCGCGGCAAAGATCACCGTTCCCTTCAAGCTCTTCATCGTGGGGAAGGGGCGGACCGGGGCCCTCATGCGCCGGGCGCAGCGCCTGGGGGTGGCGGAGCAGGTGGTTTTCACCGGGCCGGTGCGCGACGTGGAGCGCTTCTACCTGGGGTGCGACATCTTCGCCTTCCCGACCCTCTATGACCCCTTCAGCAACGCCACGCTCGAGGCGATGGCCTGCGGGCTTCCCGTGGTGACCTCGCGCTACAACGGGGTGGCGGAGCTGATACGAGACGGGGAGCAGGGGATCGTGTTGCGCGATCCGCTCGATGCCGGGGAGATCGCGGCGGCCGTGGCACAGCTCGCCGATCCGCAGCGGCGCTCGAGGATGGGTGCGGCGGCCGCCGAAGCGGCGGCACCTCTTACCATGCAGCGCAACAGCCGGGAAACCCTGGAGGTGATCGGGGAGGTTCTGGAGAAAAGGTAA
- a CDS encoding DUF3413 domain-containing protein — protein MINKTVTFKRTGPRITLLRWAGWFTAANAVVLMLISVKYLKLMPPPETALATASLGISYLGHFFSLAFYLFPASALMIACYPRRRAVLGLSIALQLALVLGIVIDTLVFAQYRFHLNGMVLNLLASGAAGEVLPVTGKLWFLLALAVLVVALAECAIAWACWRWVEKRRRSVGGGVALAVTLLILCTHAVYAWADANNVTSVTSQARYLPAFKPLTAKRLLAKLGLAGKREAGGLAMPGRHSGLRYPLEQLSFQEPPQRLNLLVIAIDSWRFDNLTPEETPNIWRLSQNSWRFDNHLSSGNATRFGIFGLFYGLYGTYWHAVLAEERSPVLMRELLRRDYRMGIYASAPLVSPEFDRTVFADIRGKIDLHTEGDSPATKDRAITDKMLKFIGAQSAQAPFFGFMFYDAPHTEGHPPGVAPFQPELTEVNYLKLNNEYDPRPFYNRYRNSVYYVDAMVGEVIAALEKKGLMEQTVVVITGDHGQEFNDLKLNYWGHGGNFSKYQTQTPMVIRWPGKKPHVYSHATTHLDLVPTLMKELLGCRNEPGAFSNGRSLLETGARPFTVISSWDTFSVNEPDRITVTHPSGDLEVLDASYRPIKGATMRPKISVDAMQGMGKFFAR, from the coding sequence TTGATCAACAAGACGGTTACCTTTAAAAGGACCGGTCCCCGCATCACCCTATTGCGCTGGGCGGGGTGGTTCACCGCGGCCAACGCTGTGGTGCTCATGCTGATATCCGTGAAATACCTGAAGCTTATGCCCCCGCCGGAAACGGCGCTGGCGACCGCTTCTCTGGGCATCTCCTACCTCGGGCATTTCTTCTCCCTCGCCTTCTACCTCTTCCCGGCAAGCGCGCTGATGATCGCCTGCTACCCGCGCCGTCGGGCGGTCCTGGGGCTCTCCATCGCGCTGCAGCTTGCCCTGGTGCTGGGCATCGTCATCGACACCCTGGTGTTCGCCCAGTACCGTTTTCACCTGAACGGGATGGTGTTGAACCTGCTCGCCAGCGGCGCCGCCGGTGAGGTGCTCCCCGTGACGGGGAAACTCTGGTTCCTGCTGGCGCTCGCCGTGCTGGTCGTCGCGCTCGCCGAGTGCGCCATTGCCTGGGCCTGCTGGCGCTGGGTCGAGAAAAGAAGGCGCAGCGTAGGGGGAGGGGTGGCCCTCGCCGTGACGCTGCTTATCCTCTGCACCCACGCCGTGTACGCCTGGGCCGACGCCAACAACGTCACTTCCGTCACGAGCCAGGCGCGTTACCTCCCCGCCTTCAAGCCCCTTACCGCGAAGCGTCTGCTCGCAAAGCTTGGGCTAGCCGGCAAGCGGGAGGCGGGGGGGCTTGCCATGCCAGGCCGGCACAGCGGCCTGCGCTACCCCCTGGAGCAGCTCTCCTTCCAGGAGCCGCCGCAACGGCTAAACCTCCTGGTCATCGCCATCGACAGCTGGCGCTTCGACAACCTGACCCCCGAGGAGACCCCCAACATCTGGCGCTTGTCGCAAAACTCGTGGCGCTTCGACAACCACCTAAGCTCCGGCAACGCGACGCGCTTCGGGATCTTCGGCCTGTTTTACGGCCTCTACGGCACCTACTGGCACGCGGTGCTGGCCGAGGAGCGTAGCCCCGTGCTGATGCGGGAGCTTTTGCGCCGCGACTACCGGATGGGGATCTACGCCAGCGCCCCGCTGGTGAGCCCGGAATTCGACCGCACCGTCTTCGCCGATATCCGCGGCAAGATCGACCTGCACACCGAGGGGGACTCCCCGGCCACGAAGGACCGGGCCATCACGGACAAGATGCTCAAGTTCATCGGCGCCCAGTCCGCGCAGGCGCCGTTCTTCGGCTTCATGTTTTACGATGCGCCGCACACCGAAGGACACCCTCCCGGGGTCGCACCGTTTCAGCCGGAGCTCACGGAGGTCAACTACCTCAAGCTCAACAACGAGTACGACCCGCGCCCCTTCTACAACAGGTACCGCAACTCGGTGTACTACGTGGACGCCATGGTGGGAGAGGTGATCGCGGCCCTGGAGAAAAAGGGACTCATGGAGCAGACCGTGGTGGTGATCACAGGGGACCACGGCCAGGAGTTCAACGACCTGAAGCTCAACTACTGGGGGCATGGCGGCAACTTCTCGAAGTACCAGACCCAGACCCCGATGGTGATCCGTTGGCCGGGCAAGAAGCCGCACGTCTACAGCCACGCCACCACTCACCTCGACCTGGTCCCCACGCTGATGAAGGAGCTGCTCGGCTGCCGCAACGAGCCTGGAGCCTTCAGTAACGGCCGCTCGCTGCTGGAAACCGGGGCACGCCCTTTCACCGTGATCAGCTCCTGGGACACCTTCAGCGTCAACGAGCCCGACCGCATCACGGTGACCCACCCCTCAGGGGACCTGGAGGTCTTGGATGCCTCCTACCGTCCGATCAAGGGGGCGACGATGCGTCCCAAGATATCCGTGGATGCCATGCAGGGGATGGGGAAGTTCTTCGCCCGATAG
- the lpxK gene encoding tetraacyldisaccharide 4'-kinase: MKLPSEHYYRDLVEGRREAVSDRLLLALLRALAVPYAAVLRLRAAAYRIGLLPSHRLPVPVISVGNIALGGTGKTPVVAWLSQYLIKRGKRVAVLSRGYGGSAEGELRIVCDGKSMLLPPEASGDEPYLLAQKVPGLMTVIGANRYRAGLFALKELQPDVFILDDGFQHLRLKRDLDILLLDAKRPLAGGRTLPAGFLREPAAAVQRADLIVYTRCVPGLAPEPVAQKPACRSAHRLTGLMPLAGGARVGLDSAAGARVTAFSGIADPAGFFDLLEADGVKLTATLAFPDHASYGEEEIAAICRLRDASRSTVLITTEKDAVKLAPYRERLGNCFVTLLEIEFEESGVLLDKLDELFR, encoded by the coding sequence GTGAAGCTTCCCTCGGAGCACTACTACCGCGATCTCGTGGAAGGGAGGCGAGAGGCGGTGAGCGACCGGCTCCTCCTCGCGCTGCTGCGGGCACTAGCCGTTCCCTACGCGGCGGTGCTGAGGCTCCGGGCGGCTGCCTACCGTATCGGCCTCTTGCCGTCGCACCGCCTGCCGGTCCCGGTCATCTCGGTCGGGAACATCGCTCTCGGCGGCACAGGGAAGACGCCGGTGGTCGCCTGGCTTTCGCAGTACCTCATAAAGCGCGGCAAGCGGGTCGCCGTTCTTTCCCGCGGGTACGGCGGTTCTGCAGAAGGTGAGCTCCGCATCGTCTGCGACGGCAAGAGCATGCTCCTTCCCCCCGAAGCATCCGGGGATGAGCCGTACCTGCTGGCGCAGAAGGTCCCGGGACTCATGACCGTCATCGGGGCGAACCGTTACCGCGCCGGGCTCTTCGCTCTCAAAGAGTTGCAGCCGGACGTCTTCATCCTGGACGACGGGTTCCAGCACCTGCGCTTGAAGCGCGATCTCGACATCCTGCTTCTTGACGCAAAGCGTCCGCTGGCCGGCGGCCGGACCCTTCCCGCGGGCTTTCTGAGGGAGCCTGCAGCTGCAGTGCAGCGTGCCGATCTCATCGTCTATACCCGCTGCGTCCCGGGGCTCGCCCCCGAACCGGTCGCCCAGAAACCCGCCTGCCGCAGCGCCCACCGGCTCACCGGCCTCATGCCGCTCGCCGGGGGTGCCCGCGTCGGTCTTGATAGCGCAGCCGGGGCGCGGGTGACCGCCTTTTCCGGCATCGCCGACCCCGCCGGTTTCTTCGATCTGTTGGAGGCGGACGGGGTGAAGCTCACCGCGACCCTCGCCTTTCCGGACCACGCAAGCTACGGTGAGGAGGAGATCGCCGCCATCTGCCGGTTGCGGGACGCCTCGCGCAGCACCGTTCTCATCACCACCGAGAAGGATGCCGTTAAGCTCGCGCCGTACCGGGAGAGGCTTGGCAACTGTTTCGTGACGCTGCTCGAGATCGAATTCGAGGAGAGCGGCGTGCTGCTGGATAAGCTCGATGAGCTGTTTCGATAA
- the waaC gene encoding lipopolysaccharide heptosyltransferase I, producing the protein MRVLIIKTSPLGELAIALSVLDYLKQASPGIEIDWVVEESLRQVLEGHPDVSLLHTVRPDAWRRQPFAASTRNEVTALRSALNEREYDLVFDLQGDLKSGLICKLTGCPNRIGFEKEDLKEGVNAFFTTRRIPMRRQDQHLADKYLRLVSIPFGKDFRQMPLCVTVGVSADDDADAAALYATLSDGLVFLFQCGSSLPTKLWSEAGWIALGIALLERFPDATMLLPWGDDGEKGAVVRIAAGIGRGARVLEAYHLKGLAAVMKKADLVVGVDSGPLHLAAALGTPTVSLYRSTDARSVGPRGEQHAVLQSPMHCARCLRKQCDKDLACRDTIKVEAVLACVEKLLTDHS; encoded by the coding sequence ATGCGCGTACTAATCATCAAGACCTCGCCTCTGGGCGAGCTGGCCATCGCACTCTCCGTGCTCGACTACCTGAAACAGGCGTCGCCCGGCATCGAGATCGACTGGGTCGTCGAAGAGTCGCTGCGGCAGGTGCTGGAAGGGCATCCGGACGTAAGCCTGCTGCACACGGTCCGCCCCGACGCCTGGCGCCGGCAGCCGTTCGCCGCCTCGACCCGAAACGAGGTGACGGCGCTCAGGAGTGCGCTTAACGAGCGCGAGTACGACCTCGTCTTCGATCTGCAGGGGGATCTGAAAAGCGGCCTCATCTGCAAGCTGACCGGCTGCCCGAACCGCATCGGTTTCGAGAAGGAGGATCTGAAGGAGGGGGTGAACGCCTTTTTCACCACGCGGCGGATCCCGATGCGGCGCCAGGACCAGCACCTGGCCGACAAATACCTGCGCCTGGTGAGCATCCCCTTCGGTAAGGACTTCAGGCAGATGCCCCTTTGCGTCACGGTCGGCGTCTCTGCCGACGACGACGCCGATGCGGCGGCGCTCTACGCGACCCTTTCCGACGGCCTCGTGTTCCTCTTCCAGTGCGGCAGCTCGCTGCCGACCAAGCTCTGGAGCGAAGCGGGGTGGATCGCGCTGGGGATCGCGCTTTTGGAGCGTTTTCCGGACGCGACCATGCTGCTTCCCTGGGGGGACGACGGTGAGAAAGGGGCGGTGGTCCGCATCGCCGCCGGTATCGGGCGTGGTGCACGCGTGCTCGAGGCGTACCACCTGAAGGGGCTCGCGGCGGTGATGAAAAAGGCGGACCTCGTGGTGGGGGTGGACTCCGGACCGCTCCACCTGGCGGCCGCGCTCGGCACTCCCACGGTCTCCCTCTACCGCTCAACCGATGCCCGCAGCGTCGGGCCGCGCGGAGAGCAGCACGCCGTCTTGCAGTCCCCCATGCACTGCGCCCGCTGCCTGCGCAAGCAATGCGACAAAGACCTCGCCTGCCGCGACACCATCAAGGTGGAGGCGGTGCTGGCCTGCGTCGAGAAACTGTTGACGGATCATTCATGA
- a CDS encoding glycosyltransferase family 4 protein, whose translation MPPTNSKILMLYQDERLPSSRVRVLNLLPELETLGLCCTARRYPRKALEKLRLYGTLGQYDMVLLQKKLVSLPELFMLRRCCRRLAFDFDDVIHIRDDSSSGGFSRTRERRFANTIKSSDLVVAGNEVLAGYAGRFNPRVAVVPSAVPFAGLPLKDWRLQNETLVIGWVGGGGNLHHLSIIGDALRELARRTDLELRVIADQEFKLDGVRVRNIPWRLETQEAEIARFDVGIMPLPKNMWTEGKCSYKLLQYMAAGVPVVATDWGFNRTVVRHGENGFLADGPEEFCRYLDIIGGDRRLARDMGTAAREVVGREYSLAAVSAKLAAALKAAVGQRGSVTT comes from the coding sequence ATGCCCCCCACAAACTCCAAGATATTGATGCTGTACCAGGACGAGCGGTTGCCGTCGAGCCGCGTACGGGTGTTGAACCTGCTCCCGGAACTCGAAACCCTCGGGCTTTGTTGCACGGCCCGCCGTTATCCAAGGAAGGCGTTGGAAAAACTGCGCCTTTACGGGACCTTGGGGCAGTACGACATGGTGTTGCTGCAGAAAAAGCTGGTGTCGCTCCCTGAGCTGTTTATGCTGCGCCGCTGTTGCCGCAGGCTCGCCTTCGACTTCGACGACGTCATCCACATCAGGGACGATAGCTCGTCCGGTGGTTTCAGCAGGACTAGAGAGCGCCGCTTCGCCAACACCATAAAGAGCAGCGACCTGGTCGTTGCCGGGAACGAGGTCCTTGCCGGCTACGCCGGGCGGTTCAACCCGCGTGTCGCGGTCGTCCCCTCGGCCGTCCCCTTTGCAGGGCTCCCGTTGAAGGACTGGCGCCTGCAGAACGAGACGCTCGTCATTGGGTGGGTCGGCGGCGGTGGCAACTTGCATCACCTTTCCATCATAGGCGACGCGCTTAGGGAGTTGGCGCGGCGGACGGACCTGGAACTGCGCGTGATCGCCGACCAGGAGTTCAAGCTGGACGGGGTGCGGGTCCGGAACATACCGTGGCGCCTGGAAACGCAGGAGGCCGAGATCGCGCGCTTCGATGTCGGCATCATGCCCCTTCCCAAGAACATGTGGACCGAGGGGAAGTGCAGCTACAAGTTGCTTCAGTACATGGCGGCGGGTGTGCCGGTGGTGGCAACGGACTGGGGTTTTAATCGTACCGTGGTCCGGCATGGCGAGAACGGGTTCTTGGCCGACGGCCCGGAAGAGTTCTGCCGTTATCTCGATATCATCGGAGGCGACCGGCGCCTTGCGCGGGATATGGGCACGGCGGCGCGGGAAGTGGTCGGCAGGGAATACTCCCTCGCCGCGGTGTCCGCAAAGTTGGCGGCGGCGCTGAAGGCCGCCGTAGGTCAGAGAGGAAGCGTAACGACATGA
- a CDS encoding four helix bundle protein: MRIERFEDVDSWKQARLPVTDIYKLLGECKDYGFKDQIQRAAVSVMSNIAEGFDRGSNRELIQYLIVSRGSVSEVKSLAYAGLDIGYFSHESFEEVIMRCNRISNTLNGFIRFLKTSQRKA, from the coding sequence TTGAGAATAGAGCGCTTTGAAGATGTTGATTCGTGGAAACAAGCTCGTTTACCTGTGACGGATATCTATAAACTCCTTGGCGAATGCAAGGATTATGGGTTCAAGGATCAGATACAACGAGCAGCCGTCTCGGTTATGTCCAATATTGCGGAAGGCTTTGACAGAGGCAGCAACCGGGAACTTATTCAGTATCTCATCGTTTCCCGTGGGTCCGTTTCGGAGGTCAAGAGTCTTGCGTATGCCGGCTTGGATATCGGTTATTTCAGCCATGAATCGTTTGAGGAAGTGATCATGCGCTGTAACCGGATCAGCAACACACTAAATGGATTCATCAGGTTCTTGAAGACGTCCCAACGCAAGGCATAG
- a CDS encoding glycosyltransferase family 2 protein — MKITATIITLNEEKFIGDCLKSLDFADEIVVVDSGSTDRTEEICRENPKVRFVYRAWPGFGKQKNAAAELAQNDWIFNIDADERVSPRLKESILKVTEGEAPCYRVARENYFGDRWIRRCGWYPDFNKRLYDRRECAFSEKEVHEALECRGRVGELDGNLVHKTYSGLSDYVTRMERYSTLAARELVKKGKRPGLAHLLFKPLFTFFKMYVLKLGFLEGGMGFVLSTIYAHYTFYKYGKAIELNRNIEASCPPQTPRY, encoded by the coding sequence ATGAAGATAACCGCTACCATCATCACCCTGAACGAAGAGAAGTTCATCGGCGACTGTTTGAAGAGCCTCGACTTTGCCGATGAGATCGTGGTCGTCGACTCGGGGAGCACCGACCGTACCGAGGAGATCTGCCGCGAAAACCCGAAGGTCCGCTTCGTGTACCGGGCATGGCCCGGCTTCGGCAAGCAGAAAAACGCCGCGGCGGAGCTTGCGCAAAACGACTGGATCTTCAACATCGACGCCGACGAGCGGGTCTCGCCGCGGCTCAAGGAGTCGATCCTGAAGGTGACCGAGGGGGAGGCACCCTGTTACCGGGTGGCGCGGGAGAACTACTTCGGCGATCGCTGGATCAGGCGTTGCGGCTGGTACCCCGATTTCAACAAGCGGCTCTACGACCGCAGGGAATGCGCCTTCAGCGAGAAAGAGGTCCACGAGGCGCTGGAGTGCCGGGGGAGGGTGGGGGAGCTCGATGGGAATCTGGTGCACAAAACCTATTCCGGCCTCTCCGACTACGTCACCCGGATGGAGCGCTATTCCACCCTGGCGGCCCGGGAACTGGTCAAAAAGGGGAAGCGGCCCGGGCTCGCCCATCTTCTTTTCAAACCCCTCTTCACTTTCTTCAAGATGTACGTCCTGAAGCTCGGTTTCCTGGAAGGGGGGATGGGGTTCGTGCTGAGCACCATTTACGCCCATTACACCTTCTACAAGTACGGCAAGGCGATCGAGCTGAACCGGAACATCGAGGCTTCATGCCCCCCACAAACTCCAAGATATTGA
- a CDS encoding NAD-dependent epimerase, which yields MKKILVTGAAGFIGFHLTQRLLARGDQVVGIDNLNDYYDVNLKFGRLDLLKERDGFRFIKMGLEDREPLQRLFEEERFDVVVNLAAQAGVRYSIVNPYAYIDSNIQGFINILEGCRHHGVKHLVYASSSSVYGANTTMPFSVHHNVDHPVSLYAATKKANELMAHTYSSLYGIPTTGLRFFTVYGPWGRPDMALFLFTKAILEGRPIDIFNYGKMRRDFTFVDDIVEGVIRVSDKVPQGNPAWSGDAPDPGTSYAPYKIYNIGNNSPVELLRFIEVLEDALGQKAEKNLLPIQPGDVPATYADVDDLMADVGFRPATSIEEGIGRFVQWYREFYRV from the coding sequence ATGAAGAAGATACTGGTTACCGGCGCCGCCGGTTTCATCGGCTTTCACCTGACGCAGCGGCTTTTGGCACGCGGCGACCAGGTGGTAGGGATCGACAACTTAAACGACTATTACGACGTCAACCTGAAGTTCGGCAGGCTCGACCTGCTCAAGGAGCGCGACGGCTTCCGGTTTATCAAGATGGGGCTCGAGGATCGGGAACCGCTGCAGCGCCTGTTCGAGGAGGAGCGTTTCGACGTCGTGGTGAACCTCGCGGCGCAGGCGGGGGTGCGCTACTCGATCGTTAACCCCTACGCCTACATCGACAGCAACATCCAGGGCTTCATCAACATCCTCGAAGGGTGCCGGCACCACGGCGTGAAGCACCTGGTCTACGCCTCCTCCAGCTCGGTCTACGGCGCCAACACCACCATGCCGTTCTCCGTGCATCACAACGTCGACCACCCGGTCTCCCTCTACGCCGCCACCAAGAAGGCCAACGAGCTGATGGCCCACACCTATTCGAGCCTCTACGGCATCCCCACCACGGGGTTGCGCTTCTTCACCGTCTACGGACCGTGGGGGCGGCCGGACATGGCGCTCTTCCTGTTCACCAAGGCGATCCTCGAAGGGCGCCCCATCGACATCTTCAACTACGGGAAGATGCGCCGCGACTTCACCTTCGTCGACGACATCGTCGAGGGGGTGATCCGGGTGAGCGACAAGGTGCCGCAGGGGAACCCCGCCTGGAGCGGCGACGCCCCGGATCCGGGCACGAGCTACGCCCCGTACAAGATCTACAACATCGGCAACAACTCCCCGGTTGAGCTGCTCCGGTTCATCGAGGTGCTGGAGGATGCGCTGGGTCAAAAGGCCGAGAAGAACCTCCTCCCCATCCAGCCCGGCGACGTGCCGGCGACCTACGCCGACGTCGACGACCTGATGGCCGACGTCGGGTTCAGGCCCGCCACCTCCATCGAGGAGGGAATCGGGCGCTTCGTCCAGTGGTACCGGGAGTTTTACCGGGTCTAA